In Helianthus annuus cultivar XRQ/B chromosome 8, HanXRQr2.0-SUNRISE, whole genome shotgun sequence, a single genomic region encodes these proteins:
- the LOC110872378 gene encoding copper transport protein ATX1-like isoform X1, which yields MDMQTVVLKVGMSCGGCVGAVKRVLGKMEGVETFDIDLEQQKVTVKGNVQPDAVLQTVSKTGKKTEFWPAEGASATA from the exons ATGGATATGCAGACTGTTGTTCTTAAGGTTGGCATGTCATGTGGCGGCTGCGTTGGGGCCGTGAAGAGGGTTCTTGGCAAAATGGAAG GGGTGGAAACTTTTGACATTGATCTGGAGCAACAAAAGGTGACCGTGAAGGGTAATGTACAACCGGATGCAGTTCTGCAGACAGTTTCCAAGACCGGAAAGAAAACCGAGTTCTGGCCAGCTGAAGGGGCTTCGGCTACCGCTTAG
- the LOC110872378 gene encoding copper transport protein ATX1-like isoform X2, protein MSQTVVLKVGMSCGGCVGAVKRVLGKMEGVETFDIDLEQQKVTVKGNVQPDAVLQTVSKTGKKTEFWPAEGASATA, encoded by the exons ACTGTTGTTCTTAAGGTTGGCATGTCATGTGGCGGCTGCGTTGGGGCCGTGAAGAGGGTTCTTGGCAAAATGGAAG GGGTGGAAACTTTTGACATTGATCTGGAGCAACAAAAGGTGACCGTGAAGGGTAATGTACAACCGGATGCAGTTCTGCAGACAGTTTCCAAGACCGGAAAGAAAACCGAGTTCTGGCCAGCTGAAGGGGCTTCGGCTACCGCTTAG
- the LOC110872380 gene encoding copper transport protein ATX1-like isoform X2, which translates to MSQTVVLKVGMSCGGCVGAVKRVLGKMEGVETFDIDLEQQKVTVKGNVQPDAVLQTVSKTGKKTEFWPAEGASATA; encoded by the exons ATGTCTCAG ACTGTTGTTCTTAAGGTTGGCATGTCATGTGGCGGCTGCGTTGGGGCCGTGAAGAGGGTTCTTGGCAAAATGGAAG GGGTGGAAACTTTTGACATTGATCTGGAGCAACAAAAGGTGACCGTGAAGGGTAATGTACAACCGGATGCAGTTCTGCAGACAGTTTCCAAGACCGGAAAGAAAACCGAGTTCTGGCCAGCTGAAGGGGCTTCGGCTACCGCTTAG